The segment ACGGCGGTGCCAGACCTGGCACGACGATGGGCCGGGCCGAGGCAAGGGCGGTGGCCGCAGTGGTCGTCGTCGCGCTCCacccgccgctcgtcgccgctccacccgccgccTGCCACCTCTCAGCTCCGTCGCCACCCCTCtgcgctgcccgccgccgctcgctattcttaggggagagagagaggggggagagggaagaggaagtagagagaggatagagagataggggatagagagaaggggTAGTGAGGATGATAGGTGGtgtccacgtgggtcccaccatttattattattgtgtgtgtgaaactgatatTTGGGTCCCATAGATTTTATTATAtttcggatcgaattgccacgtaagcgtcacgtcacATGAAGACCGAGCCAAATTAGCCACGTATGCGCCACCTCAGCTAAAACTGGgtcaaatactgccgagggaacttatttaaacggtttcgtAAGTTAGGGGACctgtcgtacccggttttgtgatcaagggacgaaaatcagactgggtGACAATTAGAGGGAcgcaaagtgaacttattctcaCAAACTCCTATGCCCGAGAAGCTAAACAATCCTGGCCCGGCCCATTACTTTTGATGGGCCAGTATTGCGGGCCCAAAAAACAGGCCTTATCGTCTCGTGGAAGCAATCCGCCAATCACGCCTTCCTTATAAACGCCCCCGCTTTGATTCCTCTCCATTTCGAAATTTCCGACCGTTGCTCCTCCCCCTTTCCTTTCCCCACCCAACGGCATCTCGTCTCCACGCgagggatggcggcggcggcgagggaggcggcggagagcccGAACCCTAGGTCGGcgccgcggcgtgcggcggcggcggcggcggccaaggacGCCAGCAGCTTCCTCAGCCCGCGTTTCCGGTCGGCGGCCGCGCAGGCCGGGTGGGACGAGGAGTCGCTCCTCCACGCGGCGCTCGTCGTCGAGGACACCCCCGTCCGCGAGTCCCGCCGCAGGAGGCgggcctccaccacctcctcctccgccggcggcggcgggagcgccgGATCTAACACTAGGTAGGTAACCCGATCCCGCCTCTGCCTTCCTCACCTTCCCCTTGGTTGGTTTCTTGTACCTTTTCTTGATTCCGGAGAAAACGTTGCGTTGCTCCAGGAAGCGGAGGTCGTGGAGGCAGCCGCCGGGATCGATCCCGCCGGTGGTTTTtctgctcgacgacgacgagaagaAGCCGGATACCACGGCAGGTTGCCGATTTCTTCTCGCTTGCTTTGCTGATCGATCCATTTCTTGAGTGTTTCTTGGTGGGGTATCTCGAACTCTCGATCCGTTGTTGATTTGGGGGATCTGCAGATGGCAAGAAGGAGGTGAAGGAGGAAGAAAAGAAGACCGTCGTCGTTGGGGAGAAGGAGGCCTGTTCCGAGAAAGCAGCGGCAACCAGCGAGCTGCCCTGTATGGATCGCCTCCGGGAGGAGCTGTCTTGTGCTGTAAGAGGGATTTGCTGCTTTATTTTATTTCGATTGATATTTTTCTCTCGCATAGTTGATTTGACGTTCTTGGAGAGTAATTTGtctgttggattttttttccttttttgcagATATGTTTGGAGATCTGCTTCGAGCCGAGCACCACGCCTTGCGGGCACAGGTAATTTTATACTGTACTGTTTATTCGAAAGGAAGTGGCttaaattcagtaaaaaaagTATCATGAAACAAAGCATTATTAGCTTCTGCAATCGAAAGGGATTTGGCATAGAGATGCATGTATGTATCTATCAAAAAAGCAGTGCACTGACAATTTCAGGAATTAGTATGCTTTTTGCTGAATTGTGTTGGTATTTTGCATCAGAATAAGGCAAATTTTATTTGCAATCTGGATTTGCAGTATAGATATCCTGCAGTTTGTTGTCTGTGAGTTATGATTTTGCTAATATTTGGTCATTGTGCATTTTATTATGTAGAACAACATTACTCATCTCACTCGATAAATTGTTCCGTAAATCATTTACTCAAATCATATTTACCACTATTCAGTCATCAACTACTAAGTTCAATATCACTTCCTTGAACTTGATTAGGTCAACACATTTTAGTGGAAACTGGAAAACATGAACTGGAATCAATTTGAACATTTCCTTGTTCTGCATAACTTTTGGAACCTCGTAATAGTTGcccttttcagttttcactaGTCAGCTTCTGAAAAATATGCTTAAATTTCAGGAATTAGTATTATCTTTTCTGTTTAGTGAAGTATTCGTCGTCATTTGAATCTGGACTAAAGTGAAACATATTTCTAGTCCATATTTACAGTTTTGAGATACCTTGAGTTTTTTGCTTTGAGTTCGACAGGCATCTGCCTGGAAGAAAAATGATAACTTTCATCTATCATAGCTGGAGTAGACAATACAGATACTAAATATTTCCTTAAATTTGGAATTTACCACCTTTTACAAGTGGTACTCATCTTAGTTTTCATATAACCGTTCATAAATTGTTAATTGAAATTCTCTCCCCAAATTGTATCCAATGGTACCCTGGTGTTTGATTCAGGAACAAATGTTGTGAGTGAAATGTTGTTTCCTGAGGGAAAATTCCGTTGTCATTTACCCATTTGGACCTGGATTAAAACAAATCATATTTGTCATCTAAAGATTACAGTTTAGATTACCTTCAAATCCTTGCTTTGTCTGTGTTGATAGTTTGTCGGCTGGAGTACGGTAGTTAATTTTCATCCATTATAGCTGGAGTAGACAGGCTGGATACTAAATATTTGTTTAAACTGGAAATTTATCATTTTTACAGTACTACTCTTCTTAGTAATCACTACAACCAGTCATAAATTATTCCATGAAATCATCTTTATCTCCGAATTATATCTACCACTACCTGGTTAAATACTGTTTTCAACTTGACTTACAGAACAAATGCTTTCTCTCTGAATTATAATGATTTCTCTCTGAGTTTGATTGAGAGAACAAATGTGAGAGAAATGGGAGctgtcaaatattttattattcctTTCTCAATGGTACAGAATTACCAAGCTCATATTTTTTGTCACTAATTTTGCTGAACAGCTTCTGCATGAAATGCTTAAAACATGCCGCAGCTAAATGTGGAAAAAGGTGTCCTAAGTGCCGGCAATTAATCAGGTAAAAAGCTCTACAGTTGTGCAATGTCATTTTCTCGTAGCATGTATAGTAAAGAACTAAACGAATTGTACCCTGCAGCAATTCAAGATCTTGCACAGTCAACACAGTGCTCTGGAACACCATCCAGCTGCTATTTCCTAGTGAAACCGAGGCAAGGAGGACTTCAATCGCTTCATCCTCAGAAACCAACGACGACTTGGCGCAACAAATCTCTCAAAGAAGTAACAGCATGGCACAAGGTGGCATAAGAAGCAGCAGTTCCAATGGCATCGGCTACATCACGCAGCGCAGCACAAGAAGCAGCGCTACCAACAACAGGAGCTTCACAACAACAGGCAGCAGAAGAAGCACCTTCGTCGCACAGGAGGGCAGCAGCACAGCAACAGGGAGAGGCTTTGTCCGGGCTTCGCAGCTGGTCCCTAGTGCCAGGGTCGTCTCAGTGAGATCACACCAGTCTGATGACGCGGCATTGGCGTACAGGCTGCAGCAGGAGGAGTTCATGACGGCTTtcgagagcgagagcgagaggcAGCCACctcggagcagcagcagcacggtgTCCGCTGCTCGAGCGAATCTGAGAGCTATGGCCTCCCGGGCCATTCGTCTCCGAGCTCGTGGCTGGCCTGTCTAGTTTTGGTTGCCTGTTTGTTCTAATCTTTTCTGCTTACTAATTGCTGATTCTTCCTCATAGTCATAGCAGAAGTGTCGTGGGGTATTCTATTGAGTGGACAGATGTAATTTGCTACGAAATAATGGTTCTTCGCTGTGTCAAGTGGCCATCATTCGTTGGCACTCACAAGGTTCAGTTTGTGTAACAGTCATATGGCATGTCAAGTTAACTCAACTTGTTCAGTGTAATTGTTCCTTGCTAATTCGAACATAGTCGGTTTAGCCTGCTAATGTGCCTGCTTAGCTTTTAttccgttttgttttttttcccagtCAAACCTTCTTTATATTTGACCATGCTTATAGAAACATTTAGCAATATTTACAATACAAAATTAGTTACATTAAATACTATATTGAacttgataatatgtttgttttgtattgaaatattgctattttttttatagtttgatCGGAAAAAGTCAAAACGGCTTACAAGATGAAACGGACATTGTACATTATAAGGGTAAATGCTAAATCTTCCCTTCAACTCAATGGTGGAACCACGCCTGGGCTTGAGACATGGAAAATTTTTGATGGTCTTATACTTAGAAATTGATCAGTACCATGCCTCAGCCCTAGGCTTAGGGAGTGTTTAGATCTagagtgtaaagttttggtgtgtcacatcagatattatatagagtgtcgcatgggtgttcgggcactaataaaaaaaactaattacagaatatgtcagtaaaccacgaaacgaatttattaagcctaattaatctgttattagcaaatgtttactgtagcactacattgtcaaataatggagcaattaggcttaaaagattcgtctcgcaaattagtcgtaatatgtgcaattagttatttttagcctatatttaatacttcatgcaggtgttcaaacgttcgatgtgatagggtgattTTGGGGtgagatctaaacacccccttagacTGTTTATTTAGACTGCTTGTTTGGACTAGTAAGAATAAACATATAGCCTAACAATCCTACAAACAAAACCATATGCTTCAGCGTCTCGTCCTCCAGCTCCTAGAAGGCTAGAATCACTGTGATATAGCCGCGGCGGTGCATCCGCTTCAAGTTCCAATTCTCAATGAAACTGACTTGTTTCAAATAAACTGCAAAAGCACGCACAAACGCATCACTATACATACGAACAAACTAgctttatttttattatgttgttgtttttttttagaaaaaaaaactgactttACTATACTAAATAATAGATATGCTTCTTTCCATCTATAGATGCGCTACAATTTATTGGGTAAATTGTAATTGCGACAATTTATTGGGTAAATTGTAATTGCGAGGATAGAATGTAGAGAGGGGTTTTATGGACCTTACATCGTACTTTTGGATAGCTTTAGTCTTTAGTTTTGAGCGCTAGGCTTAGAGAAATCCTGGCTCTGCCACTACTTCTATTCGCTCCATCGAAAAGTCTAAAACATATTTCCTTTTATACAAAGACCAATGAGCAATTAACTCATTCACCATGTGACAAAACCAATGAATatgtaactactccctccatctcacaatataagggattttcagtttttgcttgcaacgtttgaccactcgtcttatttaaaattttttttgcaaatataaaaaacgaaaagttgtgcttaaagtactatagataataaagtaagtcacaaataattattaattaatttatttgtgacttactttattatctatagtactttaagcacaacttttcgttttttatatttgcaaaaaaaaaattgaataagacgagtggtcaaacgttgcaagtaaaaactcaaaatcccttatattataggacggagggagtaataagcaCTAAAATAGTTTCTTGGGTTccaatcaataatttaatttagcacattgTGACTACAAAGAaaacttagtttttttttaaaaaaaaaccaaagaatgTACTCAGTCTTAAACTTTTTGATGGAGAGAGTACCTGGCAAGAAGCATTGTGTGATTAATAACTATTTCCTCCTTCCTAAATTAACCATCATGTAATAGAATCCATGATTTCTCAAATATAACCGCATGGAGACACGGATTTAATcgaaatacaatttttttagcaTGCTAGGGTGTAATTGGCATAGTGTCTTAAACGATGCATGCATTATGGGccggagaatgtgtgcatgctgtcttgattgatgtgatttaaattatgcTTAGTATAggtgtataaatatatatatgatgatcaatttgggaaggagagagggagtacTGCTCAATCATATGGTTGCTATCGGCAACAAGgaataattaataaattatgCTATTTGCAGTGTCAATGAGTTTCAATGAGTTTTTGCTAGTATTTtttccgtccaaaaaaagacaatatAGAAGGGGATGTGATccctcctagtacaatgaatctggatgaAGGGtagtccagattcattatactaggtGAAGTCACATCTTCTCCTAAGTTGTCCTTTTATTAGGACAGGGAAGTAGAACTGAGTCATTGGAGCTGAGGATCGGTGAGTTTTTTtagggtaatttggaaccatgccattataattttgcaaagtttgagatatgcttcggtatctcaatgatatgtaggacccacattagtcaatgacatgtgggtcaggatggcatatcttaaattttacaaaattataatgccatggtttcaattttccctttttttagcGGCCCTAAGTTATACCCTACACCATCACGCAGAAACAGTATGAAGGCCCATGTTACTACCGAGTTTGGTAATAAACATTGGGCATGCCCTATGCTTTCATGATTTAAGAATTTTGTCATGTAAACCTGGCAGCTATTTCCTGTACTCATGAAATTTCTTCTTTTATAGGGAGATCTGACCATATATCCCCTGTGACGACTGCTAGAAAACGATAggcaaaaaaaacaataaaaaacaatggatcaatcacagaagacacgagatttaacatGAAAAACCCTTCTaaagcaggagagaaaaaaccatggcgccagccagcaaaatatcttcactatatcggggtgaggttacaacgccgAATGGCAGCTTAAAAGAAGTATATATGAAGGTGAAACCCTAAAAGGATAACGATCCGTACCCCCCGCAACCCCTAGGCGTCCCGAGCCTCCGCTTCGCTCCATCCGAAGCTGGCCTTTATACgtgtgcaaatgaatttggatcacaactcaacaaactccaccttgagacaaattccttttTTATAGCATAaatcaatccttcaccctgaacacaacaaagaaaaaaacactctcgacgccaaatagcctcttggGCTAAACTACTgtaccaactaagcttgagcaaagctcaaacttagcaacaggaactggctttgtcatcatatcagcaggattatcatgagtgCTTATCTTGCATACCATTAGCTTACCTTGTGTGACTACATCGCGAatataatggtacttgatatcaatgtgctttgtcctctcatggAACATCTGATCTTTAGCAAGGTATGTGacactttgactgtcacaaaacaagttaatgcaagaatcaactccacaaaactcagcaaacaatcctttcagccaaactgattccttacatgcttcagcaatagccataTATTCTacttcagtggtagactgggcaacaacaagctgcaatgttgccttcaaactcacagcacaactaccaataataaacacataacctgtgagtgatctttacttatccaaatcagtAGCAAAATCTGAATCCACATAGCCAACAAGTCCCTTATCAGTCCTaccaaacttcaagcaagcatctgTCGTGCCTCGAAGGTACCTGAAAATCTACTGAACAGCCTTCCACTGTTCTTTGATAGGATTAGCTATGTATCTACTTAtcaaactcatagcatgagataaatccgGACgagagcaaaccatggcatacatcaaagaaccaacagcactagaatatggaaccCTTGACATGTATTCTACCTCCTCATCTGTACTAGCAtattgtaaagctgataatttaaaatgaggtaCAACAGGAGTactaacaggctttgcatcatgcatgttgaAATGCTAAAGAACCTTCTTATTGTTactttgctgactaagaaatatCAAACAAGAATGTCGGCCACTAGTAATTTTCATACTTAGAATTTTTCTTAGCaacaccaagatccttcatctCAAACTCACTAGTCAATTGTTTCTTCAATATAGTGATTTCTTCCTTGCTCTTGGCggcaatcagcatatcatcaacatataatagtaagtatataggtgatccattaacaaatttaatgtaTACACAGCTATCATATTCAGACCTCTTGAATCCAcgtgacaacataaatgaatcaaaccttttataccattgacgaggagactgtttcaaaccatataAGGATATTTTCAACTTGCAAATATAATCCTCCTTACTAGGTACTATGAACTcttctggctggtccatgtatatctcctcctcaagctctccatgtaaaaatgttgtcttcacatctaactgctcaagctcaagatcatgcatagcaacaatactaAAGAATGtacgaattgaactatgctatacaactgaagagaacacatcattataatcaacaccaggAATCTGACTGAGGCCTTTTGCTATTAACCTTGCTTTAAACCTCCGAAGCTCACTAAGAGATAAACCCTCATTTCCCTTGAATATCCGTTTGCAACGGACGgtcttcttctgttttggcaagcgcacaagctcccatgtgccattcttctcgagagactgcatctcctcctgcatagctgagatcAACTTCTCACGATCAtcagaaacaacagcttcagtaTATGCAGCCGGCTCATGAGTATTCACTtgttcagcacaactaaaagcataataaaccatatcacattcctcaattAGACGGACTagagctccacaactcctctttgttctgcgatgTGCAATAGGTTGATCTTGTGGCTGCAAAACAGGGGATGAGTGCTTGACAGTATCATGAACATCATTATCAACAATTTCAAtttcctgatcatccacgtgctccacctgcacgctgacatattgctgctcctcatcaGAACCACCTGGTATAACATCTGTGGACAAGCTATCAAtaaacataacagattcattgaaaacaacactctTGCACATGACAATCCTTTTAGTGtcaggattccataacttatatccttttactcctgaaccataaccaagaaacagacacttaatagctctacgctctaattttccattatcaacataAGCATAAGCAGTGCAgccaaaaactctcaactgtgaataatcagcaggtataccagaccatacctcaatgggagttttcttattaagtggggTAGAAGGTGACATGTTGATCAAGGCGGTGTTAGTAGCCTCTGCCAAAAAACGCTTGTTCATACGAGCGTTGGACAACATACAACGAGCCTTCGAGATGATAGTTCTATTCATGCGCTCAGCCACACCATTCTGTTGCGGAGTGTACGGGGTGGTGTGATGCCAGACGATGGcttccttcctgcagtaatcatcaaaagcatccgaacaGAATGCAAGAAATAaggccacacttttctagagtaattATCgataatggtaagcatataacgagcaccaccattagagggcttacgagaaggccccacaaatcagcatgtacataatcaaaTATACCTTTGGTGCAATGAACTGAGGTATTAaattttaccctcttgtgcttaccaaaaacaTAGTGCTCACATaacttcatgttaccctgagtacagccatccagcaggttcctcttcatcaattctaccataccaagttcactcaaatgtccaagacgcatatgccacatgttagtcttactaggttcatcATTAGAAACAGTGGTagcggtaacagaaccatgcaatgtacttcctctaaggacatataaCTTTGCAGAATTCAGATCACTTATCATATAAACGAGAGAGCCTTTTGATACCTTTACAACTCCACCTGAACTggagtatttgtatccttctgcatcaagtgtgctgagagagatgagatttctcgccatcctTGGTATGTGTCTCATATCTTTCAGCGTACGTGTCATCCCATCATGCGTCTTGATCTGAACAGAGCCAATGCCCACgatctcacgtgggttatcGTCTCCCATACGCATGACATCTCCATTCTGCACAAACTTGTAAGAACTGaaccaatctctgttaatgcagatatgaaacgaacatgcGGTATCAAatatccattcatcatgaccagcaacacaaccagcaaaaacaaTAAGACAGtctcctgaatcagagttttcagcacCAAGATGACAGAGGCCTTACCATTGGATTTCCTTTTCTACTTATTCTacagcttccaacattcttcaatgaagtgatCTTTCTCCTTGCAGTACTTATAGAACTTCTTACCTCTGGACTTCAAACAATCTCCACCGTTCTGGCTCTTGCCACGATCGTTGCTGTTGTTGTAGGTTCTTTGctctgacctgcaatgcttcgcCCTTGGAGGACGACACGTCAGACTAAACCATACCTTTTATCTTCTCCCTGTTCTGGAGTGCCTCATAAACTTCCGAAAGGATTAGTTCTTCACGGCTTAATAGTATGGTGTCACGGAAATTTGCATACGAACTAGGAAGTGAGCATAACAATAGAAGACCTAAATCTTTATCATGAAACTGTACCTCGATCGACACTAGGTTggcaacgatctccttgaagacTGATATGTGGTTCAACATAGAACCAGtctcctgcaacttgtgcgagaacaacttcatcttcatatGAATTTTACTGGTTAGATCCTTAGACATGCAGATCAATAccagtttgagccaaagttctgcaGCAGTTCGTTCCTGCAACACTTTTGacaaaatatcattagatagatgaaaTTGAATCAGCAATagagccttacgatctttcctcttctcctcagcggtccattcatccttcttctttttcccgAAGCTTTCCAGTGCCTCATCAAGATTCGAAGATTGCGTCAGAACAGCCTGTGTCGTAACTTGCTACAGCGCGAATCTCGTCTTTTAGTCTAGCAGcagtagatcatacttcatcgatGCCATCCCGGAACCCTAATGTGAgaacaagctctgataccacttgttaggaaaTGATAGGCAAACAAacaataaagaacaatagatcaatcatagaaaacacgagatttaacgtggaaaacccttccaaagcaggagagaaaaaaccatgaacaccagccagcaaaatatcttcactatatcgggGTGAGGTTACAATGCCGAACGGCGCCTTACGAGAagtgtgttatatatatatgaaggtgaAACCCTAAAAGGATAAAGATCCGTACCGCGACCCCCCTAGACGTCCCGGGCCTTCGCTTCGCTCCGTCCAAAACTAGCCTTTATATGTgcgcaaatgaatttggatcacaactcaacaacgGCGACATGTGGAACAGGAGAATAAATCTTCATTTTCAATCTAGAAGGAGAGTTCGTGATTAAATATCACTTGTTTAAATGATTAAGAATCTTTTCAAAATGCCCTTTAATTCGTGGCACATCTTCACACCATAGAAACTAGTACAAACTCAATTTATGCACTGTCTTCATTGAATTAATTCCTGGTAGTGAGCAACTACAATTTGAAATTGTCACCTACCTCACCCGTCGAGCAAGAAGCAGCTGTAGTGTAGGTAGCCTGGGCCCTTTGGAAACAAAAAACATGAAGGAGGGGACAATCTTTACTGTGGAATGTTCCATGACAGAATTGCACGGAATGAACATCCAGCAAATCAGTCCCGAAAGAAGTGGAAAAATCAGCTCCCTGATCTTGTCTTCTTGCAGCTTGTCATCGCCTGTCACACCCCAGAGAGATCAGACAACTCATCGGTCGATCTAGTAGTCTATTACTCCGTAAAACGCTTACCAACCCACTATGGCTCCGTCTGTTCCCaaaagtttttcaaaaaaacatcacatggacatcgaatatttagacacatgcaaagagcattaaatatatattaaaaaaaaactaatcgcACAGAgagaaaatcgcgagacgaatcttttgagtctaattaatccatgattagccataagtgctacagtaactcaaATGTGCTAAtagcggattaattaggctcaaaagattcggcTCATTgtttctaggcgagttatgaaattagttttttcatttgtgtccgaaaatctcttccaacatccggttaaacatctgatgtgacatccaaaaattttaatttcacGAACTACAGGCCCTGTATTTCTTCTCTGAAGAGGAAGTTTCAGACGATGGGTTCAAATCGCTTTTAAGACCAGGAAGTACAGCGGCGCGATATAGGCCGAGTCTAgatccaaaacttttctttaaatttctaactttttcatcacatcaaaacttttctacacacaaacttctaacttttcaactaaacttctaattttgacgtgatcTAAACACACCTATACTGTAAGCAGCGTGAACCACTGAACTGGCGCTACGCTACATCTCTGAAAGTCCAACGTTTGTAAAATCATTGACGCTGTCCCGGAATTTTTCCATTTGACCGTCACCATTTTTCCCTTGAAGAATCATGTTGTCCGGTGCATATGAAATTTTTGgagatattatattttttgaagtataaatttagtttttttcttttggatttattttttctttttttctttttttgccatGTGGGGGGTGGTTAGTCCAAGTTACCCAACATGTGGCTCTGTCCCTCTCTCCAATACTACAAAAGAAACACGAGCTTTTCTACGCTACATGAAGACGTCCGATCAAAGGGGAAAAGTACTTTTTCGGcaaaatttatagtattaagcTAAAGTTTGGCGGTCATTAATCATAACAAAAAGAACCATAAATTAATCTCTAAAGTTTAAAATTCGATATAGCTTACAAGTTACAAGAGAAATACGCCACTTATTGACTTCTTTTATTCATTAGGCACCATATCCTGTACTTTTACATCGAAATCACACAGGCTTGCTTCTCTGCTTAGTCACAATATTACCAGCTCCAGCCTCCAGGTTACTTAGCAAGCACAAAACTTTAACCCTTATTATTATCCcaaaacataataaaaataataaaaatctatCTATCGCTAATCATTACTTAATTTAACTTAAACCTCACTAAGCTCCTCTCCCTTAAACTCGTACGCTTCGCTCTTCCTGACGGCGACGAAGAGCGGCTCCTTCTTCCTCGTGGCGAGGCCGAACGTCTCGTCGAGGTTGACGTCCTCGGCGCGCACGCCGGCGGGCAGCGCCCACTCGAAGTGGTATAGCAAGCTGGCGAGCGACACCTGCACGGTGGCGAGCGCGAACGTGTAGCCGGGGcaccctcgccgcccgccgccgaacGGCAGCAGCTTGTAGTCCGGGTCCTTGAGgtcgatctcgccgccgccgccggcgctctcGAACCTCTCCGGCGAGTACTCCAGCGGGTTGTCCCAGATCTCCGGGTCGCGCCCCATGGCGAACGTGTTGATGAACACCCGCGTCCTCGCCGGGATGTCGTAGCCGCCCAGCGTGCACGGCGCGACGGACTCGCGCGGCACGAGCAACGGCACCGCCGGGTGCAGCCGGAACGTCTCCTTGATGATGGCGCGCATGTAGTGGAGCTCGCCGAGGTGGGACTCCTCGACGcggccgctgtcgccgacgACTCGCCGGACCTCCTCCTGCGCCTTCTTGAGGATCCGTGGGTGGCGGACTAGCTCCGTCATCACCCACTCCAGCGTCGCGAACGTGGTGTCCGTGCCGGCGACGAACATGTCCTGGTGGTTGTTGTCACGTCATGTCAAGATCAGAGGAGGAGCAACAATGGCGGCGAGTCAATTCGAGAGTTTTAATGGTGGGTATTAATGACGTACCAGGACGAGGGCCTTGAGATTGTCG is part of the Oryza glaberrima chromosome 12, OglaRS2, whole genome shotgun sequence genome and harbors:
- the LOC127757771 gene encoding uncharacterized protein LOC127757771; this translates as MAAAAREAAESPNPRSAPRRAAAAAAAKDASSFLSPRFRSAAAQAGWDEESLLHAALVVEDTPVRESRRRRRASTTSSSAGGGGSAGSNTRKRRSWRQPPGSIPPVVFLLDDDEKKPDTTADGKKEVKEEEKKTVVVGEKEACSEKAAATSELPCMDRLREELSCAICLEICFEPSTTPCGHSFCMKCLKHAAAKCGKRCPKCRQLISNSRSCTVNTVLWNTIQLLFPSETEARRTSIASSSETNDDLAQQISQRSNSMAQGGIRSSSSNGIGYITQRSTRSSATNNRSFTTTGSRRSTFVAQEGSSTATGRGFVRASQLVPSARVVSVRSHQSDDAALAYRLQQEEFMTAFESESERQPPRSSSSTVSAARANLRAMASRAIRLRARGWPV